Proteins from a single region of Oncorhynchus kisutch isolate 150728-3 unplaced genomic scaffold, Okis_V2 Okis01b-Okis20b_hom, whole genome shotgun sequence:
- the LOC109887275 gene encoding serine/arginine-rich splicing factor 4-like, whose protein sequence is MEEMNLVIPISLNSPVYNVELNVLGFKSTSGETVAEGDLYSDLVEEGKYTIGIFHPKKSKMVTHSKSKMVTHSKSKMVTHSKFKMVTHSKFKMVTHSKSKMVTHSKSKMVTHSKSKMVTHSKSKMVTHSKSKMVTHSKFKMVTHSKSKMVTHSKSKMVTHSKSKMVTHSKSKMVTHSKSEMVTHSKSKMVTHSKSEMVTHSKSKMVTHSKSKMVTHSKSEMVTHSKSKMVTHSKFKMVVPL, encoded by the coding sequence atggAAGAAATGAACTTAGTTATCCCAATTTCCCTCAATAGTCCAGTCTATAATGTGGAGTTAAATGTATTGGGTTTTAAATCAACTTCTGGAGAAACAGTGGCTGAAGGTGACTTGTACTCAGATCTGGTCGAAGAGGGTAAATACACAATAGGAATATTTCATCCCAAAAAATCCAAGATGGTGACCCACTCTAAATCCAAGATGGTGACCCACTCTAAATCCAAGATGGTGACCCACTCTAAATTCAAGATGGTGACCCACTCTAAATTCAAGATGGTGACCCACTCTAAATCCAAGATGGTCACCCACTCTAAATCCAAGATGGTGACCCACTCTAAATCCAAGATGGTGACCCACTCTAAATCCAAGATGGTGACCCACTCTAAATCCAAGATGGTGACCCACTCTAAATTCAAGATGGTGACCCACTCTAAATCCAAGATGGTGACCCACTCTAAATCCAAGATGGTGACCCACTCTAAATCCAAGATGGTGACCCACTCTAAATCCAAGATGGTGACCCACTCTAAATCCGAGATGGTGACCCACTCTAAATCCAAGATGGTGACACACTCTAAATCCGAGATGGTGACCCACTCGAAATCCAAGATGGTGACCCACTCTAAATCCAAGATGGTGACACACTCTAAATCCGAGATGGTGACCCACTCGAAATCCAAGATGGTGACCCACTCTAAATTCAAGATGGTGGTCCCACTCTAA